Within the Pseudomonas chlororaphis subsp. aurantiaca genome, the region ACGGTTCGCACAAGGAACAAGTTGGCTTCTTCAACCCGATCGCTCGTGGTCAAGAAGTCCGCCTGTCCGTGAACCAAGAGCGCGTAGCCTACTGGCTGAGCGTTGGTGCACAACCGTCTGAGCGCGTTGCTCAGCTGTTGAAGGAATCGGCTAAGGCTGCAGCCTGAACCCTATGAACGCGACGCCTGCTCCTGCTGATGATTTGATCGTTATCGGCAAAATCTACTCTGTTCACGGCGTTCGCGGCGAAGTGAAGGTTTATTCCTTTACTGATCCGATTAAAAACCTGTTGGATTACAAAACCTGGACGCTCAAGCGCGAAGGTAGCGTGAAACAGGTTGAGCTGGTCAGCGGACGCGGGAATGAAAAATTCCTGGTCGCAAAGCTCAAGGGTCTCGATGATCGTGAAGAAGCGCGTCTTCTGGCCGGTTATGAGATCTGCGTGCCGCGCAACCTGTTCCCTGAACTGACCGACGGCGAGTACTACTGGTACCAGCTGCAAGGTCTCAAGGTCATCGACACTCACGGACAACTGTTCGGGAAGATCGATCACCTGCTGGAGACCGGCTCGAACGATGTAATGGTGGTCAAGCCTTGCGCTGGCAGCCTGGATGATCGCGAACGCCTGTTGCCCTATACCGAGCAATGCGTGTTGGCCGTCGACCTGGCAGCGGGCGAGATGAAGGTGGATTGGGACGCGGACTTCTGAACGTGGCTAGCCTGCGCGTAGAAGTGATCAGTTTGTTTCCCGAGATGTTTTCCGCCATCAGCGACTACGGCATAACCAGCCGCGCGGTGAAACAGGGGCTCTTGCAGCTGACCTGTTGGAATCCGCGAGACTACACCACGGATCGACATCACACTGTGGACGATCGCCCATTTGGCGGTGGCCCGGGCATGGTGATGAAGATCAAGCCCCTGGAAGATGCTCTGGTTCAGGCCAGGCAGGCAGCCGGGGAGGGCGCGAAGGTGATCTACCTGT harbors:
- the rpsP gene encoding 30S ribosomal protein S16 gives rise to the protein MLTIRLALGGSKKRPFYHLTVTDSRNPRDGSHKEQVGFFNPIARGQEVRLSVNQERVAYWLSVGAQPSERVAQLLKESAKAAA
- the rimM gene encoding ribosome maturation factor RimM (Essential for efficient processing of 16S rRNA); translation: MNATPAPADDLIVIGKIYSVHGVRGEVKVYSFTDPIKNLLDYKTWTLKREGSVKQVELVSGRGNEKFLVAKLKGLDDREEARLLAGYEICVPRNLFPELTDGEYYWYQLQGLKVIDTHGQLFGKIDHLLETGSNDVMVVKPCAGSLDDRERLLPYTEQCVLAVDLAAGEMKVDWDADF